One genomic segment of Gossypium arboreum isolate Shixiya-1 chromosome 3, ASM2569848v2, whole genome shotgun sequence includes these proteins:
- the LOC108475387 gene encoding wall-associated receptor kinase-like 8 yields the protein MGVLRLLFYFTLLVWPSLQEEEGKCVEKCGNVTIPFPFGIKPECYTDPSFQVTCENGEKPYISRINMEILGSFTSRDVIVNNPVIYSNCPSKGDNGSGDVDLTDSPFFFSGNNLFGSIGCGHSATVFSNRTDPIGGCLQPRCGDVTEFQGCYATVSENLTSYTAKMSPFTNESNGRNACTSAFMFYVGNFGHFTFPRDINIDSTHVPATLEWKTFDPKLKVPLRKSGCTEKCGNIDMLYPFGIEDRCYMNDAFRVSCEETIDGLKPFISSINLELVAVKFSEGRVIINNSITYSNCNNHQDDRKKGVSVNLANTPFYFSDIFNGFGSVGCGNFATIYHNQTDDPIGGCLQPSCNSNANLSTNDICITSIPPRLDIFAASLTKKYRSYDGNRSCGSAFVFDMDSLDNDGLLTVPHTKRHVATSLQWGKPLPAPCKLKDGQKTFCNSEGHYCWSWLSRELLCVCSESEYSSAYSVDILCLSIGCSTSIGTIFALLCIWRLFKALERRNDIKLKQKYFKRNGGLLLQQQLSSNEGNVEKIKLFSSKELEKATDYYNENRILGRGGQGIVYKGMLTDGSIVAIKRSKLVEKKVLEEMKLEQFINEVIILSQINHRNVVKLLGCCLETNVPLLVYEFIPNGTLSDLIHKPNEEFPLTWEMRLRISTEIANALFYLHSAASVPIYHRDIKSSNILLDDKYRAKVSDFGISRSVAIEQTHVTTRVHGTLGYLDPEYFRSNQYTEKSDVYSFGVVLVELLTGQKPISSSQSEEQRGSLVTFFLHSMKENSLFDILDPQVMNEGPREEVIAVSWLAKRCLNINRNKRPTMKQVAMELERIRTSDETNVLQEQSDDEEDYEINDDVTDPWGISSCSTMVIIDNI from the exons ATGGGTGTTCTTCGGTTGTTGTTTTACTTCACCCTACTGGTATGGCCATCACTGCAAGAAGAAGAAGGCAAGTGTGTTGAAAAATGTGGGAATGTTACTATTCCTTTCCCATTTGGAATAAAACCCGAATGCTATACCGATCCCTCGTTCCAAGTAACCTGCGAAAATGGAGAAAAGCCTTACATCAGCCGTATCAATATGGAGATACTCGGTTCGTTTACGTCACGAGACGTGATCGTCAATAACCCGGTTATTTATTCCAATTGTCCGAGTAAAGGTGACAACGGAAGCGGCGATGTGGACTTAACAGACAGTCCGTTTTTCTTCTCAGGAAATAACTTGTTCGGTTCAATAGGTTGCGGTCATTCGGCCACCGTTTTTAGTAATAGAACTGACCCCATCGGTGGCTGCCTGCAACCGAGATGTGGCGACGTGACTGAATTTCAGGGCTGTTATGCCACAGTTTCTGAAAATTTAACTTCTTATACTGCAAAAATGAGCCCATTTACTAATGAAAGCAACGGCAGGAATGCCTGCACATCTGCTTTTATGTTCTACGTCGGTAATTTCGGACATTTCACATTTCCTCGTGACATAAACATCGATTCGACGCATGTTCCTGCAACTCTGGAGTGGAAAACCTTCGATCCCAAATTGAAAG TTCCTCTTCGGAAATCTGGTTGTACAGAAAAATGTGGGAATATTGATATGTTATACCCATTTGGAATAGAAGACAGGTGTTACATGAATGATGCGTTCAGAGTAAGTTGTGAAGAAACCATTGATGGATTAAAGCCTTTCATTAGTAGCATCAATCTGGAATTGGTCGCTGTTAAATTTTCCGAAGGAAGAGTCATCATCAAcaattcaataacttattctAACTGCAATAATCATCAAGACGACCGTAAAAAAGGAGTTAGTGTCAACCTAGCTAACACGCCTTTCTACTTCTCAGATATCTTCAACGGATTTGGGTCGGTAGGATGTGGCAATTTCGCTACAATATATCACAATCAAACCGATGATCCTATTGGTGGTTGCTTGCAACCCAGTTGCAACAGCAATGCTAATTTAAGTACCAATGATATATGCATCACGTCAATTCCACCACGTCTTGACATCTTTGCCGCAAGCTTGACAAAGAAGTATCGTAGTTACGATGGCAACCGATCATGCGGATCGGCTTTTGTGTTCGATATGGATTCGTTGGATAATGATGGATTATTAACCGTCCCACACACCAAAAGGCATGTCGCTACATCATTACAATGGGGCAAACCATTGCCTGCGCCTTGCAAGTTGAAAGACGGTCAAAAGACCTTTTGTAACTCGGAAGGACATTATTGTTGGTCATGGTTGAGCCGTGAACTTTTATGCGTTTGCAGCGAGAGTGAGTATTCCAGCGCATATTCAGTTGAC ATCTTGTGCCTATCTATAGGTTGCAGCACTAGTATTGGGACTATATTTGCTTTGCTCTGTATATGGCGTTTGTTCAAAGCACTCGAAAGAAGAAACGATATCAAGTTGAAGCAGAAATACTTCAAGAGGAATGGAGGATTACTGTTGCAACAGCAATTGTCCAGCAACGAAGGTAATGTTGAGAAAATAAAGTTGTTTTCTTCCAAGGAGTTGGAAAAGGCAACAGATTACTACAATGAGAATCGAATTCTCGGTCGAGGCGGTCAAGGAATTGTTTATAAAGGAATGTTGACGGATGGAAGCATTGTGGCAATTAAAAGGTCCAAGTTGGTGGAAAAGAAGGTATTAGAAGAAATGAAGCTTGAACAATTCATCAATGAGGTGATAATTTTATCACAAATCAACCATAGAAACGTGGTTAAACTGTTAGGTTGTTGCTTAGAGACAAATGTTCCTTTGTTGGTGTACGAGTTCATCCCAAATGGAACACTATCTGATCTCATACACAAGCCAAACGAAGAGTTCCCATTGACATGGGAAATGCGATTACGAATCTCAACTGAAATCGCGAATGCTTTGTTTTACTTGCATTCAGCTGCTTCTGTCCCGATTTATCATCGAGACATCAAATCTAGCAACATACTTTTGGACGATAAATACAGAGCAAAAGTATCGGATTTCGGAATTTCAAGATCAGTTGCAATCGAGCAAACTCATGTGACCACTCGAGTTCATGGAACTTTGGGATACTTGGATCCCGAATATTTCCGATCAAATCAATACACAGAGAAGAGCGATGTATACAGTTTTGGAGTTGTTCTTGTTGAACTTTTAACAGGACAAAAACCCATCTCTTCGAGTCAATCGGAAGAACAAAGAGGAAGCTTAGTAACATTTTTCTTGCATTCAATGAAGGAGAATTCTTTATTTGATATACTTGATCCACAAGTAATGAATGAAGGTCCCAGAGAAGAGGTTATAGCAGTTTCATGGCTGGCAAAAAGATGCTTGAACATCAACAGAAACAAAAGACCGACAATGAAACAAGTTGCAATGGAACTGGAACGGATTCGAACATCAGATGAAACCAATGTTCTTCAAGAACAAAGTGACGATGAAGaagattatgaaataaatgaCGACGTGACAGATCCTTGGGGTATTTCTTCTTGTTCAACAATGGTAATTATAGACAATATATAA
- the LOC108475590 gene encoding probable purine permease 4, which yields MSNTTQTINEQDQKSVTNKRYLPLLLLNYCFLFIGSLSSSLLSKYYFNHKGSSRWVSTWVQSAGFPLLIIPIVVPYYLFKSTQRKPFTGFTPKILALSIFIGFMLGVNNLLFSWGNSYLPVSTSSLLLSSQLVFNLILSVIIVKQKITFMNLNCVILLTLSSVLLALESSNDQPHDVTKTKYFIGYLATIGAGLLFALYLPIIEMVYKKVYCYAMVMEMQMVMEVAATVLASIGMVFDGGFTEMKREGYQVFDKGEKVYWATVVSNVVSWQLCFMGTAGMVFLTCSLTGGICMTALLMMNVVGGVVVYKEEFGGVKVVSTVMCGWGFCSYVYGMYVKNKMMKDRDDDDGGGGHDSDDKNVGSYNPIEMTQIVNSSSSSPLHHLGV from the coding sequence ATGAGCAACACCACCCAAACTATCAATGAACAAGACCAAAAATCAGTTACAAACAAGCGTTACCTCCCTCTTTTATTGCTCAACTATTGCTTCCTCTTTATAGGTTCTTTATCTTCAAGCTTACTCTCAAAGTACTATTTCAACCATAAAGGTTCAAGCCGATGGGTTTCAACTTGGGTTCAATCAGCTGGTTTTCCTCTACTTATAATCCCCATTGTTGTCCCTTACTATCTCTTTAAATCCACTCAAAGAAAACCCTTTACTGGTTTCACCCCTAAAATCTTAGCCTTGTCTATTTTCATTGGTTTCATGTTAGGCGTAAACAACCTTTTGTTTTCATGGGGTAACTCATATCTCCCTGTATCAACATCATCTCTCCTTTTATCATCACAATTAGTGTTCAATCTCATCTTATCTGTAATCATTGTGAAACAGAAGATCACTTTCATGAACTTAAACTGTGTTATCTTGTTAACACTATCTTCAGTTTTATTAGCTTTGGAATCTAGCAATGACCAACCCCATGATGTAACTAAAACCAAGTACTTCATAGGGTATTTAGCCACCATTGGTGCTGGTTTGCTTTTTGCTTTGTATCTTCCCATTATAGAGATGGTGTATAAGAAAGTTTACTGTTATGCTATGGTGATGGAAATGCAGATGGTGATGGAGGTTGCAGCGACCGTGTTGGCGAGTATTGGGATGGTGTTTGACGGTGGGTTTACGGAGATGAAGAGAGAAGGGTATCAAGTGTTTGATAAAGGCGAGAAGGTGTATTGGGCCACGGTGGTTTCCAACGTGGTGAGTTGGCAACTTTGTTTCATGGGTACGGCGGGGATGGTGTTCTTGACGTGTTCATTGACGGGTGGGATTTGCATGACGGCGTTGTTGATGATGAATGTGGTGGGTGGGGTGGTGGTTTATAAGGAGGAGTTTGGTGGGGTTAAGGTTGTTTCCACCGTGATGTGTGGGTGGGGGTTTTGTTCTTATGTTTATGGGATGTATGTTAAGAATAAGATGATGAAGGAtcgtgatgatgatgatggtggtGGTGGTCATGATTCTGATGATAAGAATGTTGGTTCTTATAATCCAATTGAGATGACTCAAATTGtaaattcttcttcttcttcgccTCTTCATCACCTCGGGGTTTGA
- the LOC108475578 gene encoding uncharacterized protein LOC108475578, with protein MISVFALKPSFLFHFFNIKKKTKTKTLVWGCLILEETSFMEQEGVTLEELKKKMADFAKERDWDQFHSPRNLLLALVGEVGELSEIFQWKGEVPRGLPGWEDGEKQHLGEELSDVLLYLVRLSDICGVDLGKAALRKMELNAIKYPVKLCKGSSKKHTQFNGDSGDNADKDQGH; from the exons ATGATTAGTGTTTTTGCTTTGAAGCCttcatttttgtttcattttttcaacattaaaaagaaaacaaaaacaaaaaccctTGTTTGGGGTTGTTTGATCCTTGAAGAAACAAGCTTTATGGAACAAGAAGGGGTTACCTTAGAAGAGCTGAAGAAGAAAATGGCTGACTTTGCAAAGGAAAGAGACTGGGATCAGTTTCACAGCCCTAGGAATCTCCTATTAGCCCTg GTGGGAGAAGTAGGGGAATTGTCTGAGATATTTCAATGGAAAGGCGAAGTACCAAGAGGGTTACCTGGTTGGGAAGATGGAGAGAAACAACATTTAGGGGAAGAGTTATCAGATGTATTGTTATACCTTGTTAGGTTATCTGATATATGTGGTGTTGATCTTGGTAAAGCTGCTTTGAGGAAGATGGAGTTGAATGCTATTAAATATCCAGTCAAGCTTTGTAAAGGTTCATCTAAAAAGCACACGCAATTCAATGGTGACAGTGGTGATAATGCTGATAAGGATCAGGGACATTAA